The following proteins come from a genomic window of Athalia rosae chromosome 1, iyAthRosa1.1, whole genome shotgun sequence:
- the LOC105690517 gene encoding putative fatty acyl-CoA reductase CG5065 — MDRDSEISKWFRGRSIFVTGATGFMGKVLVEKLLRSCPDVGTIFVLVRKKKEVLSKDRVEDMFKSRLFDHLRAAGINPKDRIVAISGDVAKPNLGISADETRLLHQTVSVVFHVAATVRFNESLKLAIEMNVNGTKAILNLCEGMVNLKAVVHVSTAYANCDIPLIKERVYPPPYTVSKIEYCVSGLDDDLLDSITPRLIGNHPNTYTFTKALSEHVVAGYSEKLPVVIVRPSIVSGSWKEPRPGWVDSLNGPTVLIIGVGKGLLKTIWGKKEMVADLIPVDVCINLFIAAAWEIGSRKESSLVHDVLVYNCVSSPSNPINWNMFTREILDCSTRYAMSDIVMNPELLMTDSRSTRAWRNFFHQDIPAAVADSYAWVTGGKPRFRRYQEKVKKAAEMLEFFTTHEWIFEAHNVEKLKQRLSPVDREIFNCDVSDMEWREYVTSYFMGIRRYVMLEKDETLKKTRKQVIRMAFVNKILRFGLFSVVAVGIKRLYELSLTNLL; from the exons ATGGACCGCGATTCCGAGATATCCAAATGGTTCCGAGGCCGGTCGATTTTCGTTACCGGAGCGACCGGATTCATGGGCAAAGtgctcgttgaaaaattactgAGATCCTGTCCCGACGTTGGTACGATATTCGTGCTGGtcagaaagaagaaggaggtcCTGTCGAAGGACAGGGTAGAGGACATGTTCAAGTCGCGTTTGTTCGATCACCTTCGCGCGGCCGGTATCAATCCGAAGGACAGAATAGTGGCGATTTCCGGTGACGTAGCCAAGCCGAATCTGGGCATATCCGCGGACGAGACGCGTCTCCTCCACCAAACTGTGTCCGTCGTTTTTCACGTAGCGGCCACGGTCAGGTTCAACGAATCGCTGAAACTCGCCATCGAGATGAACGTCAACGGGACCAAAGCCATCCTGAATCTGTGCGAGGGGATGGTGAACCTCAAAGCGGTCGTTCACGTATCAACCGCCTACGCCAACTGTGACATACCTCTGATAAAGGAAAGGGTTTACCCGCCTCCGTACACCGTCAGCAAAATCGAATACTGCGTTTCCGGTCTCGACGACGATCTCTTGGATTCGATCACGCCGAG ATTGATCGGCAACCACCCCAACACGTACACATTTACGAAGGCGTTGTCGGAGCACGTGGTCGCCGGATATTCGGAGAAGTTGCCGGTCGTCATCGTTCGACCTTCGATAGTTTCGGGCTCTTGGAAGGAGCCGAGACCCGGTTGGGTGGACAGCCTTAACGGACCCACTGTGCTCATTATCGGCGTTGGAAAGGGACTACTGAAAACCATATGGGGGAAAAAGGAGATGGTCGCTGACCTTATACCCGTCGACGTCTGCATCAATTTGTTCATAGCCGCTGCTTGGGAGATAG GGAGCAGAAAGGAGTCGAGTTTGGTACACGACGTGCTGGTTTACAACTGCGTCTCAAGTCCGTCGAATCCCATCAACTGGAACATGTTCACCAGAGAAATTCTCGACTGTTCGACGCGGTACGCTATGAGCGATATCGTTATGAATCCGGAGTTACTGATGACCGATTCGAGGAGCACCCGGGCGTggagaaatttctttcaccAGGACATACCCGCCGCCGTCGCCGACTCCTACGCGTGGGTCACGGGGGGAAAACCGAG ATTCAGACGGTATCaggaaaaagtgaagaaggCCGCCGAAATGCTCGAGTTTTTCACGACCCACGAGTGGATATTCGAAGCCCATAACGTGGAGAAATTGAAGCAGCGATTGTCGCCGGTCGATCGTGAGATATTCAACTGCGACGTATCCGATATGGAGTGGAGGGAGTACGTGACCAGCTATTTTATGGGCATTCGGCGCTACGTGATGCTCGAAAAAGACGAAACGTTGAAGAAAACTAGGAAACAGGTCATCAGGATGGCCTTCGTTAATAAAATTCTACGCTTTGGTCTGTTCTCGGTTGTCGCCGTCGGCATAAAACGCCTCTACGAACTTTCGTTGACTAACTTACTTTGA
- the LOC105690460 gene encoding fatty acyl-CoA reductase 1-like, with protein MAEEGEVAKWYRNKVIFVTGATGFMGKVLVEKLLRSFEDLGPIYVLVRPKRSVRVEERIEKMADSRAFEELRGARANRENWILPIAGDAGLPGLGISAEDRILLQEKVSVVFHLAATVRFDEPLRNAVAMNVRGTRELLRLCQGMKNLRSFVHVSTAYANCDRPIIEERFYSPPLDLTDLEDRLANIDDDLLGPLTPSLIGKHPNTYTFTKALAEHVVAEYSARLPVVVVRPSIVSPSWKEPKPGWVDAFNGPTVLAVGSGKGLLGSVYGRGDFVADLVPVDVCINLLIVAAWDTGAKFDSKPERNVRVYNCVSRPFNPVTWNDVAVVYDECTRKYAMSGTFMCPKVGITDSKVKHALIKMFCQTVPGTVVDFLTMISGGRPSIRHYQRQLEKASTVLEFFTTNEWEFEAKNAERLRRRMNPADLKTFDFNLADLDWAEYIDNGFLGIRRYLLKEEDDTIQAARENIVKWALIKKTVRIFFVTCTIAISVIGLFTVYFNRPHFFG; from the exons ATGGCGGAAGAGGGCGAGGTCGCTAAGTGGTACCGAAATAAGGTGATCTTCGTCACCGGAGCTACCGGATTTATGGGTAAAGTCCTCGTCGAGAAGCTCCTGAGATCCTTCGAGGACCTCGGACCGATCTACGTGCTTGTACGACCGAAACGAAGCGTCCGCGTCGAAGAGCGGATCGAAAAAATGGCGGACTCCCGAGCCTTCGAGGAACTCCGAGGGGCGAGAGCGAATCGTGAGAACTGGATTCTCCCGATAGCCGGAGACGCGGGTCTCCCCGGTCTCGGAATTTCGGCCGAGGACAGAATTCTACTCCAGGAGAAGGTGTCCGTGGTGTTCCACCTCGCGGCCACCGTGAGATTCGACGAACCACTCAGAAACGCGGTGGCGATGAACGTACGGGGAACTCGCGAGTTGCTCCGACTCTGCcagggaatgaaaaatcttcgcTCTTTCGTTCACGTCTCCACCGCCTACGCCAACTGCGATCGACCGATAATCGAGGAACGTTTCTACTCCCCTCCCCTGGATCTGACCGATCTGGAGGACCGTCTCGCTAATATCGACGACGATCTTCTCGGCCCGCTTACCCCAAG TTTAATCGGCAAACACCCGAACACCTACACATTCACCAAGGCTCTGGCCGAGCACGTGGTCGCGGAATATTCGGCCCGGCTGCCGGTCGTCGTTGTTCGACCTTCGATCGTCTCACCTTCTTGGAAGGAGCCGAAACCCGGATGGGTCGATGCGTTCAACGGGCCGACCGTGCTCGCCGTCGGTTCCGGCAAGGGATTGCTGGGCTCCGTGTACGGCCGTGGAGATTTCGTCGCCGATCTCGTACCGGTCGACGTCTGCATAAATCTTCTCATAGTCGCTGCCTGGGATACCG GTGCTAAATTCGATTCGAAACCCGAGCGGAACGTTCGCGTTTACAACTGCGTCTCGAGACCGTTCAATCCGGTGACTTGGAACGACGTCGCCGTCGTTTACGACGAATGTACGAGGAAATACGCGATGAGCGGTACCTTCATGTGTCCGAAGGTCGGCATCACCGATTCCAAGGTCAAGCATGCATTGATCAAGATGTTCTGTCAGACCGTACCCGGTACGGTGGTCGACTTTTTAACGATGATTTCCGGCGGAAGGCCGTC GATCAGGCATTACCAGAGACAGTTGGAGAAAGCGAGTACGGTCCTCGAATTCTTTACAACGAACGAATGGGAGTTCGAGGCTAAAAATGCGGAGCGACTGAGGCGCCGCATGAATCCGGCTGATCTGAAAACGTTCGATTTCAATTTGGCCGATCTGGACTGGGCGGAGTACATCGACAACGGATTTTTGggaatacggagataccttctgaaagaagaagacgacACCATTCAAGCGGCTAGAGAAAACATCGTCAAATGGGCTCTCATCAAAAAGACCGTCAGGATATTTTTCGTTACCTGCACAATTGCTATTTCTGTAATCGGACTTTTTACCGTTTACTTTAACCGGCCCCACTTCTTCGGATAA
- the LOC105690497 gene encoding fatty acyl-CoA reductase 1-like — protein sequence MSGASEIREWYRGRAVFITGATGFMGKVLVEKLLRSCPDVGPLYVLVREKKEVLSMDRVEDMVTSYLFDELRAAGVNPRDRIVTVPGDVGLPDLGISAEDRRVLRETVSVVFHVAATVRFDEHMRLAVAMNLEGTRAVLNLCQGMTNLAAVVHVSTAYANCNLSTIEERVYPPPADPDKVTQYVSGLDDDALDFITPRLISGHPNTYTFTKALAEDLVSKWSKSLPIVIVRPSIVSASWKEPQPGWVDNFNGPTALVVGTGKGLLKTMYGRDNISVDLIPVDVCINAFIAAAWEMGSRKSGKLKSDVLVYNCVSSPFKPLTWNGFINFMSPYLVKYAMNDAFMAPEMTMTTSRVKHVLTNFAYQAVPATIADFFIWFSGGQPKFKRYQSKLNQMVAMLEFFTSHEWVFRGNNLQQLNSKLSASDRERFDFDMTKMDWDSYASSYYLGIRRYVIKEKDATIPAAQNRIKKLRIMTAAVKTGLFATVVIWLLKYYVAAKLSSRANAGQF from the exons ATGTCGGGTGCATCCGAAATCCGCGAATGGTACCGCGGTAGGGCCGTTTTCATAACCGGTGCCACGGGTTTCATGGGCAAGGTATTGGTAGAAAAGCTGTTGCGCTCGTGTCCGGACGTGGGACCGCTCTACGTCCTCGTtcgggagaaaaaggaggtCCTCTCTATGGACCGCGTCGAGGATATGGTGACGTCCTATCTGTTCGACGAGTTGCGCGCGGCCGGCGTTAATCCGAGGGACAGAATCGTCACGGTCCCCGGGGACGTGGGACTCCCCGACTTGGGAATATCGGCGGAGGACAGGCGGGTACTGCGGGAAACGGTTTCCGTGGTGTTTCACGTCGCGGCTACCGTGAGGTTCGACGAACACATGAGACTGGCGGTAGCCATGAACCTCGAGGGCACAAGGGCTGTGCTAAATTTGTGCCAGGGAATGACCAACCTAGCGGCGGTCGTTCACGTATCGACCGCCTACGCTAATTGCAATCTTTCGACAATCGAAGAACGCGTCTACCCGCCACCGGCCGATCCCGATAAAGTTACGCAGTACGTCAGCGgactcgacgacgacgctctCGATTTCATTACTCCCAg acTGATATCGGGTCACCCGAACACATATACTTTTACAAAAGCTCTGGCCGAGGATCTGGTATCGAAATGGTCGAAATCGTTGCCAATAGTGATAGTTCGTCCTTCCATCGTGTCGGCATCCTGGAAGGAACCGCAGCCCGGATGGGTGGACAATTTCAACGGACCGACCGCCCTGGTCGTTGGCACGGGAAAAGGACTTTTGAAAACGATGTACGGACGGGACAACATATCGGTCGATCTGATACCAGTCGACGTTTGCATAAACGCGTTCATAGCTGCAGCTTGGGAGATGG GGTCGAGAAAGAGTGGTAAATTAAAATCGGACGTGTTGGTGTACAATTGCGTCTCGAGTCCGTTCAAACCGCTCACCTGGAATGGATTCATAAATTTCATGTCTCCCTACCTGGTGAAGTACGCTATGAACGACGCCTTCATGGCCCCCGAAATGACCATGACGACGTCGAGGGTGAAGCACGTGTTGACCAATTTTGCTTATCAAGCCGTACCCGCTACCATAGCGGACTTTTTCATATGGTTCTCGGGGGGGCAGCCGAA gTTCAAGCGGTATCAATCGAAATTGAATCAGATGGTGGCGATGCTGGAATTTTTCACGTCCCACGAGTGGGTGTTCCGCGGCAACAATCTTCAACAGTTGAATTCGAAATTGAGCGCGTCCGATCGGGAACGGTTCGATTTCGACATGACGAAAATGGACTGGGACAGCTACGCTTCGAGTTATTACCTCGGTATCAGGAGATACGTAATTAAAGAGAAGGACGCTACGATACCCGCAGCTCAGAacaggataaaaaaattaagaattatGACCGCGGCTGTGAAGACCGGACTTTTTGCTACCGTCGTTATTTGGCTATTGAAATATTACGTCGCGGCCAAATTGTCGAGCCGAGCCAACGCTGGTCAATTTTAA